AGGCCCAGCATGACGAACAGGCCGATCTGGGCCAGCCAGCCGGCGCCCTCGGCGAACGATCGGGTGGCGGCGCGGTGGGGAAGCTTGGCGTTGCCCAGGACGAGGCCGGACAGGTAGGCGGCGATGATGCCGCTCGCGTTCACCGCTCCGGCGGCGGCGAAAGCGATGATGCCGAAGCCGACCGTGGCCAGCGGGTACAGGCCCGTGGCGGGCAGTGCGATGCGCCGCAGCGCGGCGACACCCAGGCGGCCGATCAGCACGCCCAGCGTTCCGCCGACCGCGAGCTGGTAGAGCAGGTTACCCAGAAGGGGGGCGGGGCCGGGCAGGTCGGTGGTGGCAGTGGCGAAGGCCAGGACGAGGATGATGGTGGGGGCGTCGTTGAAGCCGGACTCGGCCTCCACCAATGCGGTCACTTTCTGTGGCAGCGGCAGCGCGCGCAGGACGGCGAAGACGGCGGCGGCGTCGGTGGAGGAGACGATCGCCCCCAGCAGCAGCGCCAGGTGCCAGTCCATGCCCAGCAGCCAGTGCGCACCGGCAGCGGTCACCACGACCGAGACGGCCACACCGGCGGTGGCGAGCACGCCGGCGGGGGCCAGCAGGCGCCTGACGTCGCTCCACTGGGTGGTCAGGCCGCCCTCGACGAGGATGACCGCCAGGGCGGCCGTGCCCAGCGCCTGAGCGAGCTGGGCGTCGTCGAACTCCAGGCCGAGCCCGTCCTCGCCGGCGATGACGCCGACCGCGAGGAACAGCAACAGGCTGGGCAGGCCGATGCGGTCGGCGGTGCGGGCAGCGGCGATGCTGGCCAGCAGCACCGTGCCACCGATCAGCAGCGT
This is a stretch of genomic DNA from Streptomyces hawaiiensis. It encodes these proteins:
- a CDS encoding potassium/proton antiporter, with translation MTLSELYLTLLIGGTVLLASIAAARTADRIGLPSLLLFLAVGVIAGEDGLGLEFDDAQLAQALGTAALAVILVEGGLTTQWSDVRRLLAPAGVLATAGVAVSVVVTAAGAHWLLGMDWHLALLLGAIVSSTDAAAVFAVLRALPLPQKVTALVEAESGFNDAPTIILVLAFATATTDLPGPAPLLGNLLYQLAVGGTLGVLIGRLGVAALRRIALPATGLYPLATVGFGIIAFAAAGAVNASGIIAAYLSGLVLGNAKLPHRAATRSFAEGAGWLAQIGLFVMLGLLVDPSELPSAVLPALVVGLVLLLAARPVSVLACLLPFRGISWREQAFISWAGLRGAVPIVLATFPIVAGVTGARDVLNIVFVLVVLFTLIQGPTLPAVARRLGLTRPGALREIQVETAPLDVLDADLLTATIPQRSRLHGVAVFELRLPTPTVVTLIVRDGTTIVPDRDTVLRADDELLLITTPDTREATERRLRAIGRRGKLARWLGEHGAPKPEPTTAARSG